The following are encoded in a window of Kitasatospora sp. NBC_01250 genomic DNA:
- the galE gene encoding UDP-glucose 4-epimerase GalE: protein MKVLISGGAGYIGSTVASACLDAGVTPVVLDSLVTGRQEFAEGRAFYQGDIADGALVDRIFAEHPEIEAVVHCAALIVVPDSVGDPIGYYRANVAKSLDFVGHLIRNGCEKMIFSSSGSIYLPGEDFSVDEESGIAPQSPYARTKAVCEGMFADIAATQPIRILSLRYFNPIGADPRLRTGLQVRRPSHALGKLIEAQETGVPFQVTGTHWPTRDGSGIRDYVHVWDLAAAHVAALKGFEAALEGKRSSVINLGTGTGTTVNELIDAFNSVVTPPVAKVETESRPGDVAGAYTRSDRAKRLLGWEPQLSLAEGIRDSLRWAAIRDERLA, encoded by the coding sequence ATGAAGGTACTGATCTCCGGTGGCGCCGGGTACATCGGCAGCACCGTCGCCTCGGCCTGCCTGGACGCCGGTGTCACGCCCGTCGTCCTGGACAGCCTGGTGACGGGCCGTCAGGAGTTCGCCGAGGGGCGTGCCTTCTACCAGGGCGACATCGCGGACGGCGCGCTGGTGGACCGGATCTTCGCCGAGCACCCGGAGATCGAGGCGGTCGTGCACTGCGCCGCGCTGATCGTGGTGCCGGACTCGGTGGGCGACCCGATCGGGTACTACCGGGCGAACGTGGCCAAGAGCCTGGACTTCGTCGGGCACCTGATCCGCAACGGCTGCGAGAAGATGATCTTCTCCTCCTCCGGGTCGATCTACCTGCCGGGCGAGGACTTCAGCGTCGACGAGGAGTCGGGCATCGCCCCGCAGAGCCCGTACGCGCGCACCAAGGCCGTCTGCGAGGGCATGTTCGCCGACATCGCCGCCACCCAGCCGATCCGGATCCTCTCGCTGCGCTACTTCAACCCGATCGGCGCCGACCCCCGGCTGCGGACCGGCCTGCAGGTGCGCCGGCCCAGCCACGCGCTCGGCAAGCTGATCGAGGCGCAGGAGACCGGCGTGCCGTTCCAGGTCACCGGCACCCACTGGCCGACCCGCGACGGCTCCGGCATCCGCGACTACGTGCACGTCTGGGACCTGGCGGCCGCGCACGTCGCGGCGCTGAAGGGGTTCGAGGCGGCGCTGGAGGGCAAGCGCTCCTCGGTGATCAACCTCGGCACCGGGACCGGCACCACCGTCAACGAGCTGATCGACGCCTTCAACAGCGTGGTCACCCCGCCGGTGGCGAAGGTCGAGACCGAGAGCCGCCCCGGCGACGTGGCCGGCGCCTACACCCGCAGCGACCGGGCCAAGCGGCTGCTCGGCTGGGAGCCGCAGCTCAGCCTCGCCGAGGGCATCCGCGACTCGCTGCGCTGGGCCGCGATCCGCGACGAGCGGCTGGCCTGA
- the leuS gene encoding leucine--tRNA ligase has protein sequence MSETTPAATAAATEPFRYTASLAADIEARWQDSWEKEGTFNAPNPVGPLASATAGAAEVAAKPHSFIMDMFPYPSGAGLHVGHPLGYIATDVYARFQRMTGHNVLHTLGYDAFGLPAEQHAVATGVHPRVSTEAAITNMRTQLRRLGLGHDSRRSISTIDPEYYRWTQWIFLQIFNSWYDQEAGKARPIAELIARFADGSRPTPDGRAWSELSGLEREEVLGEYRLAYSKEVPVNWCPGLGTVLANEEVTADGRSERGNFPVFKSKLRQWMMRITAYGDRLISDLDQLDWPEAIKLQQRNWIGRSEGARVDFPVKAHNGGAQDRAITVFTTRPDTLFGATYMVLAPEHELVDSIVPAAWPAQTHADWKGEAHSPAEAVAAYRAMAAAKSDVERQVDAKVKTGVFTGAYATNPVTGKPIPVFIADYVLMGYGTGAIMAVPAHDQRDFAFARAFSLPMTCVVEPTDGRGADPAAWDEAFDTYDSVIVNSTGEGISLDGLRVVDAKAAVTAWLTERGIGEGTVNYRLRDWLFSRQRYWGEPFPIVYDEDGVMHALPESMLPVEVPEVDDYSPHTYDPDDAASTPKTPLSRNEDWVTVELDLGDGVRTYRRETNTMPNWAGSCWYELRYVDPVNAAKVVDPANEAYWLGPTEQKPAGGVDLYVGGAEHAVLHLLYARFWHKVLHDLGHVSSVEPFHKLFNQGMITADVYRDARGFPVPAVEVEERDGGWFWQGEAVTREAGKMGKSLKNAIAPDTICEEYGADTLRLYEMSMGPLDVSRPWDPRAVVGSYRFLQRLWRNVVSEETGELVVAEEPADEPTLRALHKAIDGIRGDLAGLRFNTAVAKAIELNNHLVKRGSTPREVAESLVLMVAPLAPHIAEELWHRLGHTDSLAFADFPVADPAYVVDEAVTCVVQIKGKVKARLEVPPTISDAELEALALADPAVVAAIGDAPVRKVIARAPKLVNIVTG, from the coding sequence ATGAGCGAGACGACCCCCGCCGCCACCGCGGCGGCCACCGAGCCGTTCCGGTACACCGCGAGCCTGGCCGCCGACATCGAGGCCCGCTGGCAGGACAGCTGGGAGAAGGAGGGGACGTTCAACGCCCCCAACCCGGTCGGCCCGCTGGCCTCCGCGACCGCCGGTGCCGCCGAGGTCGCCGCCAAGCCGCACAGCTTCATCATGGACATGTTCCCGTACCCCTCCGGCGCCGGCCTGCACGTCGGCCACCCGCTGGGGTACATCGCCACCGACGTCTACGCCCGCTTTCAGCGGATGACCGGCCACAACGTGCTGCACACGCTGGGCTACGACGCCTTCGGCCTGCCCGCCGAGCAGCACGCGGTGGCCACCGGCGTGCACCCGCGGGTCTCCACCGAGGCGGCCATCACCAACATGCGCACCCAGCTGCGCCGGCTGGGCCTGGGCCACGACTCCCGCCGGTCGATCTCCACGATCGACCCGGAGTACTACCGCTGGACCCAGTGGATCTTCCTGCAGATCTTCAACTCCTGGTACGACCAGGAGGCTGGGAAGGCCCGCCCGATCGCCGAGCTGATCGCCCGGTTCGCCGACGGCTCGCGCCCGACCCCCGACGGCCGCGCCTGGTCCGAGCTGTCCGGCCTGGAGCGCGAGGAGGTGCTGGGCGAGTACCGCCTGGCGTACAGCAAGGAGGTGCCGGTCAACTGGTGCCCCGGGCTGGGCACCGTGCTGGCCAACGAGGAGGTCACCGCCGACGGCCGCTCCGAGCGCGGCAACTTCCCGGTCTTCAAGTCCAAGCTGCGCCAGTGGATGATGCGGATCACCGCCTACGGCGACCGCCTGATCTCCGACCTGGACCAGCTGGACTGGCCCGAGGCGATCAAGCTGCAGCAGCGCAACTGGATCGGCCGCTCCGAGGGCGCCCGGGTGGACTTCCCGGTCAAGGCGCACAACGGGGGCGCGCAGGACCGGGCGATCACCGTCTTCACCACCCGTCCCGACACCCTGTTCGGCGCCACCTACATGGTGCTGGCGCCCGAGCACGAGCTGGTCGACTCGATCGTCCCGGCCGCCTGGCCGGCCCAGACGCACGCCGACTGGAAGGGCGAGGCGCACAGCCCGGCCGAGGCCGTCGCCGCCTACCGGGCCATGGCCGCGGCCAAGTCGGACGTCGAGCGCCAGGTCGACGCGAAGGTCAAGACCGGTGTCTTCACCGGCGCCTACGCGACCAACCCGGTCACCGGCAAGCCGATCCCGGTCTTCATCGCCGACTACGTGCTGATGGGTTACGGCACCGGCGCGATCATGGCCGTGCCCGCGCACGACCAGCGCGACTTCGCCTTCGCGCGCGCCTTCTCGCTGCCGATGACCTGCGTCGTCGAGCCGACCGACGGGCGCGGGGCGGACCCGGCGGCCTGGGACGAGGCCTTCGACACCTACGACTCGGTGATCGTCAACTCGACGGGCGAGGGCATCTCGCTGGACGGCCTGCGGGTGGTCGACGCCAAGGCCGCCGTCACCGCCTGGCTGACCGAGCGCGGGATCGGCGAGGGCACCGTCAACTACCGCCTGCGCGACTGGCTGTTCAGCCGTCAGCGGTACTGGGGCGAGCCGTTCCCGATCGTCTACGACGAGGACGGCGTGATGCACGCGCTGCCCGAGTCGATGCTGCCGGTCGAGGTCCCCGAGGTGGACGACTACTCGCCGCACACCTACGACCCCGACGACGCCGCCAGCACCCCGAAGACCCCGCTGTCGCGCAACGAGGACTGGGTCACCGTCGAGCTGGACCTGGGCGACGGCGTGCGGACCTACCGCCGCGAGACCAACACCATGCCCAACTGGGCGGGTTCCTGCTGGTACGAGCTGCGCTACGTCGACCCGGTCAACGCCGCGAAGGTGGTCGACCCGGCCAACGAGGCCTACTGGCTGGGCCCCACCGAGCAGAAGCCGGCCGGCGGTGTCGACCTGTACGTGGGCGGCGCCGAGCACGCGGTGCTGCACCTGCTGTACGCCCGCTTCTGGCACAAGGTGCTGCACGACCTGGGCCACGTCTCCTCGGTCGAGCCGTTCCACAAGCTGTTCAACCAGGGCATGATCACCGCCGACGTCTACCGTGACGCGCGCGGCTTCCCGGTGCCCGCGGTCGAGGTCGAGGAGCGCGACGGCGGCTGGTTCTGGCAGGGCGAGGCGGTCACCCGCGAGGCCGGCAAGATGGGCAAGTCGCTGAAGAACGCGATCGCGCCCGACACCATCTGCGAGGAGTACGGCGCCGACACGCTGCGCCTGTACGAGATGTCGATGGGTCCGCTGGACGTCTCCCGCCCGTGGGACCCGCGTGCGGTGGTCGGCTCCTACCGCTTCCTGCAGCGGCTGTGGCGCAACGTGGTCTCCGAGGAGACCGGCGAGCTGGTGGTCGCCGAGGAGCCGGCCGACGAGCCGACCCTGCGGGCGCTGCACAAGGCGATCGACGGGATCCGCGGCGACCTGGCCGGGCTGCGCTTCAACACCGCCGTGGCCAAGGCGATCGAGCTGAACAACCACCTGGTCAAGCGTGGTTCGACGCCGCGCGAGGTGGCCGAGTCGCTGGTCCTGATGGTCGCGCCGCTGGCGCCCCACATCGCCGAGGAGCTGTGGCACCGGCTGGGCCACACCGACTCGCTGGCCTTCGCCGACTTCCCGGTCGCCGACCCGGCCTACGTGGTCGACGAGGCGGTGACCTGCGTGGTCCAGATCAAGGGCAAGGTCAAGGCCCGCCTGGAGGTGCCGCCGACCATCTCGGACGCCGAGCTGGAGGCGCTGGCGCTGGCCGACCCCGCGGTGGTCGCCGCGATCGGGGACGCGCCGGTGCGCAAGGTGATCGCGCGGGCGCCGAAGCTGGTGAACATCGTCACGGGCTGA
- a CDS encoding DegV family protein, producing MPADLALVTDSTAYLPQQALDRHGISVVPLSVVLGEEVLTEGVEITPKDVAEALRAKQRLTTSRPNPETFAAAYRAAAEGGAEAVLSVHLSAELSGTAEAARLAAARAPIPVEVVDSRLVGMALGYTVLAAARAREAGLPPAEVAGAAVRQAADTRGFFYVDTLEHLRRGGRIGTARALLGSALAVKPLLHLAGGRIEPLEKVRTASRAIARLEEIAVEQAGQGEVDITVHHLAAAERAEPLAERLRERVPGVRAVEVLEVGAVIGAHVGPGLLAVVVAPVGG from the coding sequence ATGCCCGCCGACCTCGCTCTTGTCACCGATTCCACGGCCTACCTGCCGCAGCAGGCGCTCGACCGGCACGGAATCTCGGTGGTCCCGCTGAGCGTGGTGCTGGGGGAGGAGGTCCTGACCGAGGGCGTCGAGATCACCCCCAAGGACGTCGCCGAGGCGCTGCGCGCCAAGCAGCGACTGACCACCTCGCGACCCAACCCGGAGACCTTCGCCGCCGCCTACCGCGCGGCGGCCGAGGGGGGCGCCGAGGCGGTCCTGTCGGTCCACCTCTCGGCCGAGCTCTCCGGCACGGCCGAGGCGGCCCGGCTGGCCGCCGCCCGGGCGCCGATTCCGGTCGAGGTGGTGGACAGCCGACTGGTCGGGATGGCGCTGGGGTATACGGTGCTGGCCGCCGCCCGGGCGCGCGAGGCGGGACTGCCCCCGGCCGAGGTCGCCGGGGCAGCTGTCCGTCAGGCTGCGGACACCCGGGGCTTCTTCTACGTCGACACCCTTGAGCACCTGCGCCGCGGCGGCCGGATCGGTACGGCGCGCGCGCTGCTCGGCTCGGCGCTCGCGGTGAAGCCGCTGCTGCACCTCGCCGGCGGGCGGATCGAGCCGCTGGAGAAGGTGCGGACGGCCTCGCGGGCGATCGCGCGGCTGGAGGAGATCGCGGTCGAGCAGGCCGGCCAGGGGGAGGTGGACATCACCGTCCACCATCTCGCCGCTGCCGAGCGGGCGGAGCCGCTGGCGGAGCGGCTGCGGGAGCGGGTGCCCGGGGTGCGCGCGGTGGAGGTGCTGGAGGTGGGGGCGGTGATCGGCGCTCATGTCGGGCCCGGGCTGCTGGCCGTGGTGGTCGCGCCGGTGGGTGGCTGA
- a CDS encoding ComEA family DNA-binding protein: MRAALSTVAALDPHDPIAVPSAQHAYRASRFGSRLPGALQSLFWVDRKAVLGLVLLLLIAVGYAVQHFWLGRPQAVAVPVAAARPVARPVAESDPGAPPEPAGPETAAQSEPAAPAAPVEPADAAGSGPASPPSGGAARGAPALAPVVVDIAGRVTHPGVRTLTGGSRVADALRAAGGALPGVDTDGLNLARVLVDGEQVLVGAPAPPVAAQPSAAPRSPVSLNRATLDQLDALPGVGPVLARHILDFRSSHGLFRSVEQLRQISGIGERKLSDLKPLLTL; the protein is encoded by the coding sequence GTGCGTGCCGCCCTGAGCACGGTTGCTGCGCTCGACCCGCACGACCCGATCGCTGTGCCCTCCGCCCAACACGCCTACCGTGCCAGTCGGTTCGGATCCCGCCTGCCCGGCGCTCTCCAGTCCCTGTTCTGGGTCGACCGCAAGGCGGTGCTCGGTCTGGTGCTGCTGCTCCTGATCGCCGTCGGCTATGCGGTACAGCACTTCTGGCTCGGCCGCCCGCAGGCCGTGGCCGTCCCGGTCGCCGCCGCCAGACCAGTGGCCCGCCCGGTCGCCGAGTCCGATCCGGGCGCCCCGCCCGAGCCGGCCGGCCCGGAGACTGCGGCTCAGTCGGAACCGGCTGCCCCGGCTGCCCCGGTCGAGCCGGCGGATGCCGCAGGCTCGGGGCCCGCCTCGCCGCCGAGCGGTGGTGCGGCGCGTGGTGCGCCTGCCCTCGCACCCGTCGTGGTCGACATCGCCGGCCGCGTCACGCACCCGGGCGTCCGCACCCTGACGGGCGGCTCGCGGGTGGCCGATGCGCTGCGGGCGGCCGGCGGCGCGCTGCCCGGGGTCGACACCGACGGGCTCAACCTGGCCCGGGTGCTGGTCGACGGTGAGCAGGTCCTGGTCGGCGCACCCGCCCCGCCGGTCGCCGCCCAGCCGTCGGCAGCGCCCAGGTCGCCGGTCAGCCTCAACCGCGCGACCTTGGACCAGCTCGACGCACTGCCCGGCGTCGGACCGGTCCTGGCCCGGCACATCCTCGATTTCCGCAGCTCGCACGGCCTGTTCCGGTCCGTCGAGCAACTGCGTCAGATCAGCGGGATCGGTGAGCGCAAGCTCAGCGACCTCAAACCGCTGCTCACTCTCTGA
- a CDS encoding ComEC/Rec2 family competence protein: MTAAVLLTCAAATTCTVLHTADLHRGPIPALALKSAASKEVDGGPGAGPGPAAARSAVSVDLTVTGDPRSRTARARGSSPGRPVLTVEATVDQVGAPAAATRTRTRTPVVVIVQDPDTAAWQGLLPSARIAAEARVLPASRTGQDTGAVLIAQGPPRLLSPPNWAQRLAGRLRAGLRQACAGLSPDARALLPGLVIGDTSGIPDELDEAFHVTDLVHLTAVSGANLSIVLAVLLGAPARAGTAERGGLAALLGLPLRVSALLGAVLTVAFVTLCRPDPSVLRAAATGLLGLLALALGRPRQAVPALAGAVLVLLLVDPFLARSYGFLLSALATLGLLTAGRRWAAALHERGWPHHLADGIAAAAAAQAFCAPATVLLAPRVSLVGIPCNLLAELAVAPATLIGFAALVSAPLSAGLARFLAELAGWPTEWLAAVARHGAALPGAELAWTPGWLGAVTLAVTVLAACFAAPLLLPPGRREQERAGGSAAGRWSRARSAARPPEVVTSDALSLDALSPDAPSFEALAVDPRFADARFADARSPGVGPPAVRRSRRLVRVARALVVALLVAGFVALLLRPPALVRIATGWPPVGARLVMCSVGQGDLLVLPVPAGPAAGAPDTAVVVDAGPDPAAADACLRDLGITRVALVLLTHFHADHSEGLPGVLRHRSVGAVETTTVDLPEGEVARVSRWAAEARVPLLRVTPGEHRSAGPELSWDVLWPTGRLGPETPGANNASVALLVTAGALRFALLGDLEPAAQAELLSRARPGPVDVLKVAHHGSANQDWELARALHPRLALVSVGEGNPYGHPSVRTVDRLRALGSTVLRTDRAGDIAVLGDTPATLRAVTHPRPAAEAAARPGVARPLSLPRASRRGPPPPRRPLPRAPGPRPARAPPGPPATARPRRRPRRPGRRGPARRGPARAIVRAGSVPPPRRRRGRRGPAAVGHGSAGGGSGHRCRRRGESSRQPFSLPQPRLRPPPGRPVLSVGRGMLVRDGQEECTR, translated from the coding sequence ATGACCGCAGCCGTGCTGCTGACCTGTGCGGCAGCCACTACCTGCACCGTGCTGCACACCGCCGATCTGCACCGCGGACCGATCCCCGCGCTCGCGCTCAAATCGGCTGCCAGCAAGGAAGTTGACGGGGGCCCGGGTGCCGGGCCGGGCCCCGCCGCGGCGCGCAGCGCGGTCAGCGTCGACCTCACCGTCACCGGTGACCCGCGCTCCCGTACCGCCCGGGCGCGCGGTTCGAGCCCGGGGCGGCCGGTGCTGACCGTCGAGGCGACCGTCGACCAGGTCGGCGCCCCGGCGGCTGCCACCCGCACGCGCACCCGCACCCCGGTCGTCGTGATCGTCCAGGACCCCGACACCGCGGCTTGGCAGGGCCTGCTGCCGTCCGCCCGGATCGCCGCGGAGGCCCGGGTCCTGCCTGCCTCCCGTACCGGCCAGGACACCGGAGCCGTCCTGATCGCCCAGGGCCCGCCACGGCTACTGTCGCCGCCGAACTGGGCGCAGCGGCTGGCCGGGCGCCTGCGGGCGGGTCTGCGCCAGGCCTGCGCCGGCCTGTCCCCGGATGCGCGCGCCCTGCTGCCGGGCCTCGTGATCGGCGACACCTCCGGGATCCCGGACGAGCTGGACGAGGCCTTTCACGTCACCGACCTGGTCCATCTCACCGCGGTCAGCGGGGCCAACCTCTCCATCGTGCTCGCCGTGCTGCTCGGCGCGCCCGCCCGGGCGGGTACCGCCGAGCGCGGTGGGCTGGCCGCCCTCCTCGGGCTCCCGCTGCGCGTCTCGGCGCTGCTCGGCGCGGTCCTCACGGTGGCTTTCGTCACCCTCTGCCGGCCGGATCCGAGCGTGCTGCGGGCTGCCGCGACCGGTCTGCTCGGCCTGCTCGCGCTCGCCCTCGGGCGCCCCCGGCAGGCAGTGCCGGCGCTGGCCGGCGCCGTGCTGGTCCTGCTACTGGTGGATCCTTTCCTGGCCCGGTCCTACGGGTTCCTGCTGTCGGCGCTGGCCACCCTCGGCCTGCTCACCGCCGGTCGGCGCTGGGCCGCGGCGCTGCACGAGCGGGGCTGGCCGCACCACCTCGCCGACGGGATCGCCGCAGCCGCCGCCGCTCAGGCGTTCTGCGCCCCGGCCACGGTACTGCTCGCGCCGCGGGTCAGCCTGGTCGGCATCCCGTGCAACCTGCTCGCCGAACTCGCCGTCGCCCCGGCGACGTTGATCGGTTTCGCCGCGCTGGTCAGTGCCCCGCTCTCGGCCGGCCTGGCCCGCTTCCTCGCCGAGCTGGCCGGATGGCCGACCGAGTGGCTGGCAGCGGTGGCCCGGCACGGTGCGGCGCTGCCAGGCGCGGAGTTGGCCTGGACCCCGGGCTGGCTGGGCGCCGTCACCCTCGCGGTCACCGTCCTGGCCGCCTGCTTCGCCGCGCCGCTGCTCCTGCCGCCCGGCCGGCGGGAGCAGGAGCGCGCGGGCGGGTCCGCTGCGGGCCGGTGGTCGAGAGCCCGGTCGGCTGCCCGTCCGCCCGAGGTCGTGACATCCGACGCCCTGTCGCTCGACGCCCTGTCACCCGACGCCCCGTCATTCGAGGCTCTGGCAGTCGACCCCCGATTCGCCGACGCCCGATTCGCCGACGCCCGATCGCCCGGCGTCGGGCCGCCTGCCGTGCGCCGCAGCAGGCGGCTGGTCCGGGTTGCCCGGGCGCTGGTGGTCGCCCTGCTCGTCGCCGGGTTCGTCGCCCTGCTGCTCCGTCCGCCCGCGCTGGTGCGGATCGCCACCGGTTGGCCGCCCGTCGGCGCCCGGCTGGTCATGTGCTCGGTGGGCCAGGGGGACCTGCTCGTCCTCCCGGTTCCGGCCGGCCCCGCCGCCGGGGCGCCCGACACCGCGGTGGTCGTCGACGCGGGCCCGGACCCGGCGGCGGCCGATGCCTGCCTGCGCGACCTCGGCATCACCCGGGTCGCCCTGGTCCTGCTGACCCACTTCCACGCCGATCACAGCGAGGGCCTGCCCGGAGTGCTGCGTCACCGGTCGGTCGGGGCGGTCGAGACGACCACCGTGGACCTGCCGGAAGGCGAAGTGGCCAGGGTCTCCCGCTGGGCGGCCGAGGCCCGGGTGCCGTTGCTGCGGGTCACGCCGGGGGAGCACCGCAGCGCCGGCCCGGAGCTGTCCTGGGACGTGCTGTGGCCGACCGGGCGGCTCGGCCCCGAGACGCCCGGGGCGAACAACGCGAGCGTCGCCCTCCTGGTCACTGCGGGAGCGCTGCGCTTCGCGCTGCTCGGCGACCTCGAACCGGCCGCCCAGGCCGAGCTGTTGAGCCGGGCCAGGCCGGGGCCGGTGGACGTCCTCAAGGTGGCGCACCACGGCTCGGCCAACCAGGACTGGGAGTTGGCCCGCGCGCTGCACCCACGCCTGGCGCTGGTCTCGGTCGGGGAGGGCAACCCGTACGGCCACCCGTCCGTGCGCACGGTGGACCGCCTGCGGGCGCTCGGCAGCACCGTGCTGCGCACCGACCGGGCCGGTGACATTGCGGTGCTGGGCGACACCCCGGCCACCCTGCGCGCGGTCACCCACCCCCGCCCGGCCGCCGAGGCCGCCGCGCGCCCTGGGGTCGCGCGCCCCCTCAGCCTTCCTCGCGCCAGCCGTCGTGGGCCGCCACCACCGCGTCGACCGCTGCCACGAGCACCGGGTCCCAGGCCTGCGCGGGCTCCTCCAGGACCACCAGCCACTGCGCGTCCTCGGCGTCGTCCTCGCCGGCCAGGGCGTCGCGGACCAGCTCGAAGGGGCCCAGCGAGGGCCATCGTTCGAGCAGGGTCCGTGCCACCTCCTCGGCGGCGTCGCGGTCGGCGAGGACCAGCAGCTGTCGGCCACGGGTCAGCGGGCGGTGGTTCTGGGCATCGGTGTCGTCGACGTGGGGAGAGCTCACGACAGCCATTCTCCCTGCCGCAGCCCCGCCTTCGGCCGCCGCCCGGGCGCCCGGTGCTGTCGGTCGGGCGTGGGATGCTGGTACGCGATGGCCAGGAAGAGTGCACCCGATGA
- the holA gene encoding DNA polymerase III subunit delta, producing MARKSAPDDLLAPLTLAVGQEELLLDRAVAQVVAAAKAADPDTDVRDLAPGGLQPGSLAELTTPSLFAERKVIVVRAAQDLAAESVKEVKAYLDAPVDEVIMILVHAGGAKGKGLLDAARKAGAREVACAKLTKASERIAFVRGEFRTLGRSASPEACQALLDSLGGDLRELAAACSQLTADVEGTIDERVVARYYSGRAEATGFEVADLAVTGRAADALERLRWALAVGQPPTGITYALASGVRSIGRLATADRSMRPADLARELGMPPWKVERVRQQMRGWTGDGVALALTAIAQADAAVKGGSDDPAYALERAVVTVARAARSGSRPY from the coding sequence ATGGCCAGGAAGAGTGCACCCGATGACCTGCTCGCCCCGCTGACCCTCGCGGTCGGCCAGGAGGAGCTGCTGCTCGACCGTGCGGTCGCCCAGGTGGTGGCCGCGGCGAAGGCGGCCGACCCGGACACGGATGTGCGCGACCTCGCCCCGGGCGGGCTGCAGCCCGGGAGCCTGGCCGAGCTCACCACTCCCTCGCTCTTCGCCGAGCGCAAGGTGATCGTGGTCCGGGCCGCGCAGGACCTCGCGGCCGAGTCGGTCAAGGAGGTCAAGGCCTACCTCGACGCGCCCGTCGACGAAGTGATCATGATCCTGGTCCATGCCGGCGGGGCCAAGGGCAAGGGTCTGCTGGACGCGGCCCGCAAGGCCGGGGCCCGTGAGGTGGCCTGTGCCAAGCTGACCAAGGCGAGTGAGCGGATCGCCTTCGTGCGCGGCGAGTTCCGCACCCTCGGGCGCTCCGCCAGTCCGGAGGCCTGCCAGGCGCTGCTGGACTCGCTCGGCGGGGACCTGCGCGAGCTGGCCGCCGCGTGCAGCCAGCTCACCGCCGACGTCGAGGGCACCATCGACGAGCGGGTGGTGGCCCGCTACTACAGCGGCCGGGCCGAGGCCACCGGCTTCGAGGTCGCCGACCTCGCCGTGACCGGTCGCGCCGCCGACGCGCTGGAGCGGCTGCGCTGGGCGCTGGCCGTGGGTCAGCCGCCGACCGGGATCACCTATGCGCTGGCGTCCGGAGTCCGCAGCATCGGCCGGCTCGCCACCGCGGACCGCTCGATGCGTCCGGCCGACCTGGCCCGCGAACTGGGGATGCCCCCGTGGAAGGTGGAGCGGGTCCGCCAGCAGATGCGCGGCTGGACCGGCGATGGAGTGGCCCTCGCGCTGACCGCGATCGCCCAGGCCGACGCCGCCGTCAAGGGCGGTTCGGACGACCCGGCCTACGCCCTGGAACGCGCCGTGGTCACGGTGGCCCGGGCCGCCCGGTCCGGCTCCCGCCCGTACTGA
- the rpsT gene encoding 30S ribosomal protein S20, with translation MANIKSQIKRNKTNEKARLRNKAVKSSLKTALRKAREAAAAGETEKAAVLAREASKALDKAVSKGVIHKNQAANKKSAITKQVVGTQA, from the coding sequence GTGGCGAACATCAAGTCCCAGATCAAGCGCAACAAGACCAACGAGAAGGCGCGCCTGCGCAACAAGGCCGTCAAGTCCTCGCTGAAGACCGCGCTGCGCAAGGCCCGCGAGGCCGCTGCCGCCGGTGAGACCGAGAAGGCCGCCGTGCTGGCCCGCGAGGCCTCCAAGGCCCTCGACAAGGCCGTGAGCAAGGGCGTCATCCACAAGAACCAGGCCGCCAACAAGAAGTCGGCGATCACCAAGCAGGTCGTCGGCACCCAGGCCTGA